One segment of Solanum stenotomum isolate F172 chromosome 1, ASM1918654v1, whole genome shotgun sequence DNA contains the following:
- the LOC125868671 gene encoding auxin-responsive protein SAUR21-like: protein MAIRMPRIIKKSSTAKDVPKGHCAVYVGEEQKKRFVIPISFLSHPLFQNLLSQAEEEFGFDHPMGGLTIPCREDVFINVTSRLRN from the coding sequence ATGGCTATCCGTATGCCTCGTATAATCAAGAAGTCTTCTACAGCTAAAGATGTTCCAAAAGGCCACTGTGCTGTGTATGTTGGGGAGGAGCAGAAGAAGAGATTTGTAATTCCTATATCATTCTTGAGCCACCCTTTATTTCAAAACTTGCTTAGTCAAGCTGAGGAAGAATTTGGTTTTGATCATCCAATGGGTGGTCTTACAATACCTTGCAGAGAGGATGTCTTCATTAACGTTACTTCTCGTTTGAGGAACTGA
- the LOC125868608 gene encoding auxin-induced protein 15A-like: MGRGLVGISNAKEKLRRTISPRNGSISSTTNDVPKGHFAVYVGETYRRFVVPISYLNHPLFQDLLHWAEEEFGYNHPMGGITIPCSEDYFISLISLLKSS, translated from the coding sequence ATGGGAAGAGGTTTAGTTGGAATATCAAATGCTAAGGAGAAGCTTAGAAGAACAATTTCACCAAGAAATGGAAGCATTTCATCTACTACAAATGATGTACCAAAAGGACATTTTGCAGTTTATGTTGGTGAAACATATAGGAGATTTGTTGTTCCAATTTCTTACTTGAATCACCCTTTATTTCAAGATTTGTTACATTGGGCTGAAGAAGAATTTGGGTATAATCATCCTATGGGAGGTATTACAATTCCATGTAGTGAAGATTACTTTATTAGTCTCATTTCTTTACTTAAGTCATCATAG
- the LOC125845834 gene encoding auxin-responsive protein SAUR21-like, whose amino-acid sequence MGIRLLSMISSVKQFNILHSVVTRKQISDVPKGHLAVYVGETEKKRFVVPIKYVNHASFQELLRKSEEEFGYQHPMGGLTIPCNEEAFFHVTSRLNKA is encoded by the coding sequence ATGGGTATTCGTTTGTTATCTATGATTTCAAGTGTCAAGCAATTCAACATATTGCATTCTGTTGTTACTAGGAAGCAAATATCAGATGTACCAAAAGGACATTTAGCAGTTTACGTTGGAGAAACAGAGAAGAAACGATTCGTGGTTCCAATTAAATACGTAAATCATGCTTCGTTCCAAGAATTGCTACGAAAATCAGAGGAAGAGTTCGGATATCAACATCCAATGGGCGGTCTCACAATACCTTGCAATGAGGAAGCTTTTTTTCATGTCACTTCTCGATTGAACAAAGCTTAG